cttccgtcttcaagagagcgagagttgcaccccttctgaaaaaacctacactcgatccctccgatgtcaacaattacagaccagtatcccttctttcttttctctccaaaactcttgaacgtgccgtccttggccagctctcccgctatctctctctgaatgaccttcttgatccaaatcagtcaggtttcaagactagtcattcaactgagactgctctcctctgtatcacggaggcgctccgcactgctaaagctaactctctctcctctgctctcatccttctagatctatcggctgccttcgatactgtgaaccatcagatcctcctctccaccctctccgagttgggcatctccggcgcggcccacgcttggattgcgtcctacctgacaggtcgctcctaccaggtggcgtggcgagaatctgtctcctcaccacgcgctctcaccactggtgtcccccagggctctgttctaggccctctcctattctcgctatacaccaagtcacttggctctgtcataacctcacatggtctctcctatcattgctatgcagacgacacacaactaatcttctcctttcccccttctgatgaccaggtggcgaatcgcatctctgcatgtctggcagacatatcagtgtggatgacagatcaccacctcaagctgaacctcggcaagacggagctgctcttcctcccggggaaggactgcccgttccatgatctcgccatcacggttgacaactccattgtttcctcctcccagagcgctaagaaccttggcgtgatcctggacaacaccctgtcgttctcaaccaacatcaaggcggtggcccgttcctgtaggttcatgctctacaacatccgcagagtacgaccctgcctcacacaggaagcggcgcaggtcctaatccaggcacttgtcatctcccgtctggattactgcaactcactgttggctgggctccctgcctgtgccattaaaccccttcaactcatccagaacgccgcagcccgtctggtgttcaaccttcccaagttctctcacgtcaccccgctcctccgttctctccactggcttccagttgaagctcgcatccgctacaagaccatggtgcttgcctacggagctgtgaggggaacggcacctcagtacctccaggctctgatcaggccctacacccaaacaagggcactgcgttcatccacctctggcctgctcgcctccctaccactgaggaagtacagctcccgctcagcccagtcaaaactgttcgctgctctggccccccaatggtggaacaaactccctcacggcgCCAGGACAGcgaagtcaatcaccaccttccggagacacctgaaaccccacctctttaaggaatacctaggataggataagtatccctctcaccccccccgcccctttaagatttagatgcactattgtaaagtgactgttccactggatgtcataaggtgaatgcaccaatttgtaagtcgctctggataagagcgtctgctaaatgacttaaatgtaaatgtaattttaaaaaaatagctgaatccactaatttgaatgggtgtccacatacttttttaaaatatattgtaTGTCTACCATTTCAGACATTTGTGTTTCTGTAAAATACGGTATATTTGTATGTGTGTAGTTGGATGCTAGAGATGAGTCTGTTTAAACGGTCATGTTTCTCGTTTTTTTGTTCCCCTATTCAAGATGTGTGTCACAAGACTCATCCAAGTTGTTCGATCAGTAGAGAAGATTGAAAAAATCCTACATTCTCAGAACTCAAAAGACTCAACATCTCTTGAGATAAGCAggtatgtaaaaaaatatatatatatttttaaagtattGCATCAGCTTTTTGCTGATATGACATATTATAGTCTCTAACATACGGATGCATCTAAGTTAGTGATGAGGCAAGGTCACAGAAAGAAGCCATTAccccattttttttaaagtgattCTCCagggatgcatggctctcgatcttggcctctcccgagtccgtacaggagttgaagcgatgggacaagactgtaactaccagttggatatcatgaaaaaggTGTAAAAAGTACCAAAACAATTGATGCTCCAGAACATTTGTGTCATTTAAACCAGTAGTCTTGAAAGTGGTGCTCACTAGCCAAAACGGGTCCCCATTTTTTTCGTGCTACTTCATTCAATTGTGTATAGATTATTTGGACGAATCGGGATTGGGCGAAGGCGGTGCGTAAACTGGTGCAGTGCCTGTGTAAGGATGATAAACGTTTCCAttagattccacagccacaaagtcaaatttggctatatcgtaaaaattcatgaataccaaaatgtgctttttggctaTGATAAACACAGGCTAAGTTAGTGTAAGGGAGGGGTTTGGGGTTTTTCCATTAGCGAGGAGGAGACTCACAATTATTAACTGCATTTCCTCcagaagtaaaaaataataataatttgctaACTTTTCCCAGATAATTTGACTTTTGTGTAACCGAGATTCaattgtgtactatgtcatccaCTTCGTGTGATATGTTTACATCCTTCTTTTTTGGGCAATTATTATGATATGTTACGTATCCTATTCGTACAATATGTGCTTAAGATCCCCGACTGAAACTTTAATTTTGACCTTGCTTTTAATATTTTATGAGAATATGGCATCCAGCCAGCATTTCAGGGCCTACCCCTATCCTTGTAGCTATGTCAGCTATATTCATCATGTTATGTATTCTATATATTGGTGTATGTTTCAGTTTCTAAGTTTTCTGTTTCTTTTGCTTTGTAGTCCTCTCTTAGCTGGCCAGATTCTGGAGCGGATTGCCACAGAGTTCAACCAGCTGCAGTTCCATGCTGTCCAAAGCAAGGGCATGCCCCTGCTGGACAAAGTCAGGCCTGTAAGTCAGGTTGTATTATTCAACACTGACAGCACCATTGCATTTCTGGGGTTGATTTTCAGTACACAAACTAGATTAAGGTTAATGGTTGAAAATGGCCATGCCTGCCCAAGATTACTTTACTGACACTGTGTCTGTGTACAATCTGTGTTGTAGCGTATTTCCGGCATCACGTCCATGCTACAGCAGTCTTTGGAGGGGCTCCTTATACAGGGCCTCCAGACCTCCAATGTGGATATTGTGCGTCACTGCCTACGCACTTACGCCACCATCGACAAGACCAGGGACGCAGAGGCGCTGGTGGGACAAGTCCTGGTCAAGCCCTACATGGATGAGGTGAGGTTGTGTGGGAGCTGAACTGTCAGGATTAGGTCCTGtatgctcagttggtagagcatggtgcttgcaacactaGGAATGTgagttcgattcccgggaccacccatgtgtatgcacgcatgactgtaaagcatctgctaaatactATATAAAGAAGAGCGTTTAGGGCTCGTGTCCCATATCCAGATTAAGCCTACTCCTGGACTAACAATCATGATTTTTAATTGCATTTAAGTCCAGGCGTAAACTTAATCTGGTTTCTGGGACACTCTCTTAGTGTCCAGCTCACCAATATATTTATGAAATGATGCGGTAATGGACAATTCAAGAACTTAATGTACTGTGTTCTTCTTCAGAGATGAATTCTATGCTTCCTCTACATAAACAGTACTTCACCTGACAATTTTTTTGTCAACAGGTCATCGTTGAACAGCTGGTCAAGTCCACCCCCAATGGCCTTCAAATAATGTACACCAAGCTATTAGAGTTTGTGCCGCATCACTGTAGACTGCTGCGCGAGGTGACTGGAATGGCCATTTCAAGGTACCCACCATAGCTGAGCTGGATGTCAATGTTCTGAAGGCATTTCTCCCGACAGATATAAGAAAGTATATGGTAGAATggccataaggcgctacagagggtagtgcgtacagccaagtacatcactgggcccaagctttctgacatccaggacctttatactaggcggtgtcagaggaaggcccaaaaaattatccaagactccagtcacccaagtcatgaactgttttctctgctaccgcaccggcaagcggtaccggagcgccaagcctaggtccaaaaggctccttaacagcttctacctccaagccataagactgctgaacaattaatcaaacggccacccggactatttacatttactttagtttatttagtaaacattttcttaactctattttagTAAGACTGTCTAGTTGATtaataagggcttgtaagtaagcatttcacggcgcgtgtgacaaatacaattttatttgggGTACGTTCATAACCTATGAATTTCTTATTTGTTCTTTCTCATGTCTTTGCTTTCTGCTTTCTGTCCAGTGAAAAGGCAGACATAGTGCCTGGATACGACTTCTTGGTGAACTCCGTTTGGCCTGAAATCATCAAAGGTATCGAGGAGAGAATCCCCTCTCTCTTCAACGCGGGCAACCCTGACACCTTTTATGAGGTACGTACTGTAACGACCCAATCTTGTTCTTCTGGCATCAAAGTAGTCCTATGGCGTCATATAAAACCATTAGAAGCCAGTCTCTTTGGCAGTGTTCAACAGAGCTTGGAAATACAATGGAAATAGTTCTGGAAACACTGACCCTGACAAGTCCTACTCTACTAGTAGGAGAGAGTGACCAGATTCTCATTCGGTTCATGTCTGTATTTATTTTGCAGAGGTACACAATCAGCATGGACTTTGTGAGGAAGTTTGATAGGCAGTGTGGCTCCCAAGCCAGTGTGAGAAGGCTGAGAGCTCACGCCTCCTATCAGAGCTTCCACAACAAGTGGAACCTACCTGTCTACTTCCAGCTCCGGTGAGTAGCTGCGTGCTCCATGACCTTTGACTTCTGTGCATCCTGTACTGACCTTCTGTGCTTGATTTTTGTACCATTTAATTGTCACCTACCCTGCTGATGTCCAGTCATCAGTTTTACTTCCTGGATATTGTGCTGATATCATGTTACACATAGAGATAAGAAAAGGACAGTTACAGGTTATAAGTAACTGTGTCCAACACAAGGCTCCTGATGAATACTCCCTCTAAGGAAATATTGATCCTCTATAGAGTCAACGTGAAGGTTGTTGGACTCTGTTTGTCAACCAGCCTCTGCACATTTCACAATGGAAAGTCTGTTATGCTGCACATGCTTCAAATTGTGTGCATGTTGTGTAATGGCTGTTGCTATCTGTTTTACAGTCAAGATTGTTTTGAGAATGTGCTTTGCTATTTATCTTATTGTAAAGAATAATCATCCTCTTTTGCAATACCATTTCTACAAAAATGGAGATTGGAAAAATCCATTTAGAACTGTTTTGCTCAAAATAAGCAAGCTAGCTTATACGTGTTTAATAGCGATGCATTAACTTGTTGTTCCCGATCTCTGTCACAGGTACAAGGAAATTGCTGCATGTTTAGAGAATGCTATTGCTGATGGGTTAGAGGCAGCACCAGGTTAGTAGCTATACTCAACTTTAATGTATAAATAGATAAGTTATATTTCATTAATCATTACCACAAAAGGCAATATTACATGCTGGCTTGTATTACCTGCTCCCTACACCCCCCCTACACACTCTATTCCTCAGCGGGCAGCTGCTACCACCTGCTGGTGTCCCAGGTGCTGTGGAACAGCTTGGTCAGGTGCTGGGTGGAAAAGGTCTACCTGCCTCCGTTGTCTCACCGCTTCTGGAAGCTCACCCTGCAGCTCATCTCACGCTACTCCAAGTTCCTCACTGAGGTACAGCCTCCAACATGGGAACCCAGCTTTCCTCAAACAGGGCAACCCAAAATTCCTCCAACATGGAAACCCAACCTTTCCACTACAATATTAGTGTACATAGTGTCTATGGATTCAGTGATCCCTCTATTAATCCAGTGTTCAATGTAGCCTGCAGCATATGTCAGTATTCCAGTGTTTTAAAGCAGCAGGAATGAATATGTGAATACTATGAAAGTAAATGCTGGTCCTATTAAGTTGTCATGATTGGTGTTTCTGGACCCTGTCTCCTAGATGCTGACTAAATCTCCCTCCACGGAGGTCAGTAAAGACCCTGTGAGGCCCCTCCCCAGCTCCGCTTCCTCCACGTCCAGTCGCACCTCTCAGGATGATGGGGGCAGTGAGAGTGGCAGCCCAGCAACCCTATCTACCAAACAGCTGGTTTTTATAGCCTCCGATGTGGACAAACTACAGGACCAGGTAGTGATATGGACCAATCATGACCAAGATCCTGCAAAATAAGCCAAttaagatgaatgtgcaagtaaagatactggggtgcaaaggagcaagataaatgaaATAAATGCAGTATGGGGaggtggttggatgggctatttacaaatgGGCTATGTATAGGTGCAGTGATATGTGAACTGCTttaacagctggtgcttaaagctcgtgagggagatatgggtctccagcttcagtgatttttgcagtttgttccagtcattggcagcagagaactggaaggaatggcagccaaaggaagaattggctttgggggtgaaaagtgagatatacctgctggagcacgtgctgctatggtgagctgagatagggcggggctttacctagcagagacttgtagatgacctggagccagtgggtttggcaatgagtttgaagcgagggccagccaacgagagcgtacagtgGTGGattgtatatggggctttggtgacaaaacggatggcactgtgatagactgcatccagtttgttgagtagagtgttggaggctattttgtaaatgacatcgccaaagtcgaggatcggtaggatggtcagttttacgaggtcaGTTTTACCTTCCAAGaagaccttttttttttttacacatttctTAATAGATGTGGTTTTTAATTTTAAGAATGACTTTTAGGGGTAGGCATCATAACATAGATATGAAATTGCGTTAACCTTGTTATTTTTGCATCATTAGTTTTCTTTACCATTAAACATTTACCTTTCtcacagattccagaactttctAAGATGATTATGCAGACACTGGAGGTCATTGGGTACAAAAATGTTGTAATTGTTGGAGGTATGTCGTCATCATCATGCTTGAAAGATTAAATGCACAAACTGATACCTTGCTCCAGACAGTGTTCAATCATGATACTTATTCCTTCAGCTGTTACTGCAAGTCAGTTGATATATTGCCTTTTGATTGCCTTTTTGACAAGTGTCCTTCCATGCCCTGTGTTTTCTCCCCAGAGGCCCTAGAAGACTCCAAAGCCTCCCTGACTGGCTGCATTCCTACCCTGAACAGCAAGATGACTCAGCATTTAACTGAGAGGTGCTTTCGCTTCCTGAAGAGTGCCTCTGAGGTCCCCCGACTATACCGAAGGACCAACAAAGTGAGAAGGCCTGCCCCTCAGGCATCATCCTCCCAAGACAATGGAGCAGTGCTCCCATTAGGCTTCAACGTTACTGAGATTATTAGAGAACATCTGCTGTATAGTACCAAAATATTGAAAAGTGCACCATAGTTACAGCAGTCACAAGCTTGAAAATATGTTCCTGTTCTTCATCTACTGTATAGGAAGTTCCCTTCAGAGCTTCTGCCTACATGGACAACGCCCTGCGGCCGCTGCACCAGCTCCTGAGCGACTCCAAAGACATGGTGAAGCCCTCCATCGCCCAGGACTGGCTACGGGTCGCACTCAATGACTGCACTCAGAGGTAGGGGGACTCTGCTGTCTGTTAAACTTCCTGTGTAGGCaagtacagtatactgtaagaGATGGCTGGAGACCACTTCATGAATGGGAAAATGAGATCCTGTGTAGATAATTCTAGTCCACATATACAGATTTCAATTTGAATGCATCCCAATGTTTTTAGTCCTGGTAACGTGTTATAATAATATTTAATAAAATTAGGTTGACTCTCTAGGGCCAGTGCAGTGAGTCACAATGTTTTGTCCTAAGAATTGCACCACACAAGGACACAAACTAACAATTGAATTGAATTCAAGGACCGTCAACCTCACAAACTTAAGTAGCTTTTTGGTCTGCTCCACCAAGCACAAAATACTAATTTTCCATCTTGACATTGGGCAGATATTTTGAAACCATATCAGATGTTTTGAGTTCCGTTAAAAAAATGGAGGAAAGTTTAAAGAGACTGAAGCAAGCGAGGAAAACGGCAACCACCAACACGATAGGTACCACTGGAGGCCCCACAGATGACAGCAAGATCCGCCTGCAGCTGGCCTTGGATGTGGAGTACCTGGGAGAGCAGGTAGGGTTCACCCTGTTAGAGAACCCAAAGTTATCTTGTATTTGTCCTTTGACTATGTTATAGAAAGACAGTATGTTTAACTCAAACAATGGGAAGGAAGGCAGGTCAGGAAAACCCCAGAATAATTGTTGTGATGGTAAgcacaaagactccagccacccgagtcatcgactgttctctctgctaccgcacggaaagcggtaccggagcgccaagtctaggtccaagagact
This genomic window from Oncorhynchus gorbuscha isolate QuinsamMale2020 ecotype Even-year linkage group LG07, OgorEven_v1.0, whole genome shotgun sequence contains:
- the cog2 gene encoding conserved oligomeric Golgi complex subunit 2 isoform X1, yielding MNLPKGPDSLCFDKDVFMKDDFDVDQFVADCRKHVQLEEMREDLEMYYKLLKTAMVELINKDYADFVNLSTNLVGMDKALNQLSVPLGQLQEEVLSLRTSVSEVIQAIDNQLSKQDDLQNKKMCVTRLIQVVRSVEKIEKILHSQNSKDSTSLEISSPLLAGQILERIATEFNQLQFHAVQSKGMPLLDKVRPRISGITSMLQQSLEGLLIQGLQTSNVDIVRHCLRTYATIDKTRDAEALVGQVLVKPYMDEVIVEQLVKSTPNGLQIMYTKLLEFVPHHCRLLREVTGMAISSEKADIVPGYDFLVNSVWPEIIKGIEERIPSLFNAGNPDTFYERYTISMDFVRKFDRQCGSQASVRRLRAHASYQSFHNKWNLPVYFQLRYKEIAACLENAIADGLEAAPAGSCYHLLVSQVLWNSLVRCWVEKVYLPPLSHRFWKLTLQLISRYSKFLTEMLTKSPSTEVSKDPVRPLPSSASSTSSRTSQDDGGSESGSPATLSTKQLVFIASDVDKLQDQIPELSKMIMQTLEVIGYKNVVIVGEALEDSKASLTGCIPTLNSKMTQHLTERCFRFLKSASEVPRLYRRTNKEVPFRASAYMDNALRPLHQLLSDSKDMVKPSIAQDWLRVALNDCTQRYFETISDVLSSVKKMEESLKRLKQARKTATTNTIGTTGGPTDDSKIRLQLALDVEYLGEQIQKMGLQPADITMFSTLNDLVQGAQDGTPSEQAGP
- the cog2 gene encoding conserved oligomeric Golgi complex subunit 2 isoform X2, whose protein sequence is MNLPKGPDSLCFDKDVFMKDDFDVDQFVADCRKHVQLEEMREDLEMYYKLLKTAMVELINKDYADFVNLSTNLVGMDKALNQLSVPLGQLQEESLRTSVSEVIQAIDNQLSKQDDLQNKKMCVTRLIQVVRSVEKIEKILHSQNSKDSTSLEISSPLLAGQILERIATEFNQLQFHAVQSKGMPLLDKVRPRISGITSMLQQSLEGLLIQGLQTSNVDIVRHCLRTYATIDKTRDAEALVGQVLVKPYMDEVIVEQLVKSTPNGLQIMYTKLLEFVPHHCRLLREVTGMAISSEKADIVPGYDFLVNSVWPEIIKGIEERIPSLFNAGNPDTFYERYTISMDFVRKFDRQCGSQASVRRLRAHASYQSFHNKWNLPVYFQLRYKEIAACLENAIADGLEAAPAGSCYHLLVSQVLWNSLVRCWVEKVYLPPLSHRFWKLTLQLISRYSKFLTEMLTKSPSTEVSKDPVRPLPSSASSTSSRTSQDDGGSESGSPATLSTKQLVFIASDVDKLQDQIPELSKMIMQTLEVIGYKNVVIVGEALEDSKASLTGCIPTLNSKMTQHLTERCFRFLKSASEVPRLYRRTNKEVPFRASAYMDNALRPLHQLLSDSKDMVKPSIAQDWLRVALNDCTQRYFETISDVLSSVKKMEESLKRLKQARKTATTNTIGTTGGPTDDSKIRLQLALDVEYLGEQIQKMGLQPADITMFSTLNDLVQGAQDGTPSEQAGP